The proteins below are encoded in one region of Xenopus laevis strain J_2021 chromosome 8L, Xenopus_laevis_v10.1, whole genome shotgun sequence:
- the lhx3.L gene encoding LIM/homeobox protein Lhx3 isoform X2, which produces MDTLKELATGKESANTDMLFALLAQNEDLRKEIPQCAGCNQHIVDRFILKVLDRHWHSKCLKCNDCQIQLAEKCFSRGDSVYCKDDFFKFGTKCAACQQGIPPTQVVRRAQEFVYHLHCFACIVCKRQLATGDEFYLMEDSRLVCKADYETAKQREAESTAKRPRTTITAKQLETLKNAYNNSPKPARHVREQLSSETGLDMRVVQVWFQNRRAKEKRLKKDAGRQRWGQYFRNMKRSRGNSKSDKDSIQEEGPDSDAEVSFTDEPSMSEMNHSNGIYNSLNDSSPVLGRQAGSNGPFSLEHGGIPTQDQYHNLRSNSPYGIPQSPASLQSMPGHQSLLSNLAFPDTGLGIIGQGGQGVAPTMRVIGVNGPSSDLSTGSSGGYPDFPVSPASWLDEVDHTQF; this is translated from the exons ATGGATACTTTAAAGGAACTAGCTACAGGCAAGGAATCAGCCAACACCGATATGCTGTTTGCATTGCTGGCACAGAACGAGGATCTGCGAAAAG AAATCCCTCAGTGTGCAGGCTGCAATCAGCACATTGTAGATCGTTTCATCCTAAAGGTTCTCGACAGGCACTGGCACAGCAAATGCTTAAAATGTAACGACTGTCAGATCCAACTGGCAGAGAAATGTTTCAGCCGAGGGGACAGTGTGTACTGCAAAGACGACTTTTTTAA ATTTGGGACCAAATGTGCAGCCTGCCAACAAGGAATCCCCCCCACCCAGGTGGTGAGGAGAGCCCAGGAGTTTGTGTATCATCTTCACTGCTTTGCTTGCATTGTATGCAAAAGGCAGCTGGCCACTGGGGATGAGTTCTACCTCATGGAGGACAGCAGGCTGGTGTGCAAGGCAGATTACGAGACAGCAAAACAGAGAG AGGCAGAATCGACTGCAAAGAGGCCAAGAACCACAATCACTGCAAAACAGTTGGAAACTCTGAAAAATGCCTATAACAACTCTCCAAAACCTGCCAGACATGTCCGAGAGCAGCTTTCCTCTGAGACTGGCTTGGATATGAGGGTGGTACAG GTCTGGTTCCAGAACAGACGAGCgaaagaaaagagactaaagAAAGATGCTGGAAGGCAGAGATGGGGCCAGTATTTCAGAAACATGAAAAGATCGAGGGGGAATTCTAAATCTGACAAAGATAGTATCCAGGAGGAAGGTCCTGATAGTGATGCTGAAGTTTCATTCACAG ATGAACCCTCTATGTCTGAAATGAATCACTCCAACGGGATTTATAACAGCTTGAACGATTCATCTCCTGTTTTGGGCAGACAAGCTGGAAGCAATGGTCCTTTTTCCCTAGAACATGGTGGAATCCCCACTCAGGATCAATATCACAATCTGAGGTCAAACAGTCCATATGGAATCCCTCAGTCCCCTGCATCACTACAGTCAATGCCAGGTCACCAGTCTTTGCTCTCAAACTTGGCATTCCCAGACACTGGGTTGGGAATAATTGGTCAAGGAGGACAAGGAGTTGCCCCAACAATGAGAGTAATAGGGGTAAACGGACCAAGTTCTGACCTTTCCACCGGTAGCAGTGGTGGATATCCAGATTTTCCTGTAAGCCCGGCCTCTTGGTTGGATGAGGTTGACCACACTCAGTTTTGA
- the lhx3.L gene encoding LIM/homeobox protein Lhx3 isoform X1, protein MDTLKELATGKESANTDMLFALLAQNEDLRKEIPQCAGCNQHIVDRFILKVLDRHWHSKCLKCNDCQIQLAEKCFSRGDSVYCKDDFFKRFGTKCAACQQGIPPTQVVRRAQEFVYHLHCFACIVCKRQLATGDEFYLMEDSRLVCKADYETAKQREAESTAKRPRTTITAKQLETLKNAYNNSPKPARHVREQLSSETGLDMRVVQVWFQNRRAKEKRLKKDAGRQRWGQYFRNMKRSRGNSKSDKDSIQEEGPDSDAEVSFTDEPSMSEMNHSNGIYNSLNDSSPVLGRQAGSNGPFSLEHGGIPTQDQYHNLRSNSPYGIPQSPASLQSMPGHQSLLSNLAFPDTGLGIIGQGGQGVAPTMRVIGVNGPSSDLSTGSSGGYPDFPVSPASWLDEVDHTQF, encoded by the exons ATGGATACTTTAAAGGAACTAGCTACAGGCAAGGAATCAGCCAACACCGATATGCTGTTTGCATTGCTGGCACAGAACGAGGATCTGCGAAAAG AAATCCCTCAGTGTGCAGGCTGCAATCAGCACATTGTAGATCGTTTCATCCTAAAGGTTCTCGACAGGCACTGGCACAGCAAATGCTTAAAATGTAACGACTGTCAGATCCAACTGGCAGAGAAATGTTTCAGCCGAGGGGACAGTGTGTACTGCAAAGACGACTTTTTTAA GAGATTTGGGACCAAATGTGCAGCCTGCCAACAAGGAATCCCCCCCACCCAGGTGGTGAGGAGAGCCCAGGAGTTTGTGTATCATCTTCACTGCTTTGCTTGCATTGTATGCAAAAGGCAGCTGGCCACTGGGGATGAGTTCTACCTCATGGAGGACAGCAGGCTGGTGTGCAAGGCAGATTACGAGACAGCAAAACAGAGAG AGGCAGAATCGACTGCAAAGAGGCCAAGAACCACAATCACTGCAAAACAGTTGGAAACTCTGAAAAATGCCTATAACAACTCTCCAAAACCTGCCAGACATGTCCGAGAGCAGCTTTCCTCTGAGACTGGCTTGGATATGAGGGTGGTACAG GTCTGGTTCCAGAACAGACGAGCgaaagaaaagagactaaagAAAGATGCTGGAAGGCAGAGATGGGGCCAGTATTTCAGAAACATGAAAAGATCGAGGGGGAATTCTAAATCTGACAAAGATAGTATCCAGGAGGAAGGTCCTGATAGTGATGCTGAAGTTTCATTCACAG ATGAACCCTCTATGTCTGAAATGAATCACTCCAACGGGATTTATAACAGCTTGAACGATTCATCTCCTGTTTTGGGCAGACAAGCTGGAAGCAATGGTCCTTTTTCCCTAGAACATGGTGGAATCCCCACTCAGGATCAATATCACAATCTGAGGTCAAACAGTCCATATGGAATCCCTCAGTCCCCTGCATCACTACAGTCAATGCCAGGTCACCAGTCTTTGCTCTCAAACTTGGCATTCCCAGACACTGGGTTGGGAATAATTGGTCAAGGAGGACAAGGAGTTGCCCCAACAATGAGAGTAATAGGGGTAAACGGACCAAGTTCTGACCTTTCCACCGGTAGCAGTGGTGGATATCCAGATTTTCCTGTAAGCCCGGCCTCTTGGTTGGATGAGGTTGACCACACTCAGTTTTGA
- the lhx3.L gene encoding LIM/homeobox protein Lhx3 (The RefSeq protein has 1 substitution compared to this genomic sequence): MLLERVRTGTQKSSDMCGYTGSPEIPQCAGCNQHIVDRFILKVLDRHWHSKCLKCNDCQIQLAEKCFSRGDSVYCKDDFFKRFGTKCAACQQGIPPTQVVRRAQEFVYHLHCFACIVCKRQLATGDEFYLMEDSRLVCKADYETAKQREAESTAKRPRTTITAKQLETLKNAYNNSPKPARHVREQLSSETGLDMRVVQVWFQNRRAKEKRLKKDAGRQRWGQYFRNMKRSRGNSKSDKDSIQEEGPDSDAEVSFTDEPSMSEMNHSNGIYNSLNDSSPVLGRQAGSNGPFSLEHGGIPTQDQYHNLRSNSPYGIPQSPASLQSMPGHQSLLSNLAFPDTGLGIIGQGGQGVAPTMRVIGVNGPSSDLSTGSSGGYPDFPVSPASWLDEVDHTQF, translated from the exons ATGCTTCTTGAGCGAGTAAGGACCGGCACGCAGCAGTCATCGGACATGTGTGGATATACGGGCAGCCCAG AAATCCCTCAGTGTGCAGGCTGCAATCAGCACATTGTAGATCGTTTCATCCTAAAGGTTCTCGACAGGCACTGGCACAGCAAATGCTTAAAATGTAACGACTGTCAGATCCAACTGGCAGAGAAATGTTTCAGCCGAGGGGACAGTGTGTACTGCAAAGACGACTTTTTTAA GAGATTTGGGACCAAATGTGCAGCCTGCCAACAAGGAATCCCCCCCACCCAGGTGGTGAGGAGAGCCCAGGAGTTTGTGTATCATCTTCACTGCTTTGCTTGCATTGTATGCAAAAGGCAGCTGGCCACTGGGGATGAGTTCTACCTCATGGAGGACAGCAGGCTGGTGTGCAAGGCAGATTACGAGACAGCAAAACAGAGAG AGGCAGAATCGACTGCAAAGAGGCCAAGAACCACAATCACTGCAAAACAGTTGGAAACTCTGAAAAATGCCTATAACAACTCTCCAAAACCTGCCAGACATGTCCGAGAGCAGCTTTCCTCTGAGACTGGCTTGGATATGAGGGTGGTACAG GTCTGGTTCCAGAACAGACGAGCgaaagaaaagagactaaagAAAGATGCTGGAAGGCAGAGATGGGGCCAGTATTTCAGAAACATGAAAAGATCGAGGGGGAATTCTAAATCTGACAAAGATAGTATCCAGGAGGAAGGTCCTGATAGTGATGCTGAAGTTTCATTCACAG ATGAACCCTCTATGTCTGAAATGAATCACTCCAACGGGATTTATAACAGCTTGAACGATTCATCTCCTGTTTTGGGCAGACAAGCTGGAAGCAATGGTCCTTTTTCCCTAGAACATGGTGGAATCCCCACTCAGGATCAATATCACAATCTGAGGTCAAACAGTCCATATGGAATCCCTCAGTCCCCTGCATCACTACAGTCAATGCCAGGTCACCAGTCTTTGCTCTCAAACTTGGCATTCCCAGACACTGGGTTGGGAATAATTGGTCAAGGAGGACAAGGAGTTGCCCCAACAATGAGAGTAATAGGGGTAAACGGACCAAGTTCTGACCTTTCCACCGGTAGCAGTGGTGGATATCCAGATTTTCCTGTAAGCCCGGCCTCTTGGTTGGATGAGGTTGACCACACTCAGTTTTGA